The Melanotaenia boesemani isolate fMelBoe1 chromosome 11, fMelBoe1.pri, whole genome shotgun sequence genome includes the window GTCGATAAGCTGAAGAGCTTGCTGCTTAAAACACCAACAGCATAATGATTTAGGATATTGTTATTATATAATCTTGCATTACATTAACATTTTGCTGACTCATCGTTTACTCTGCCTATTGACCGGCTGCCTTTTCGGATCTCATTTGTGGGTGGAGCGATTCAACTGTAATGATGTAATGTTGTGACAGGGCATTAACAGTGGGAgtgtggatgaatggataaatTGGTGGCCACTTCTAAAGGTGGAGGAGTATGACAGcgaataaataaatgttcaaatGAAGTGTCTTGGTTGTTTTATTGCCTTGCATGAACATAGATTTCGAGAACTTGTTTCATATTAGCCTATTTGACTTATTGTTGTAATGGAAGCACTGGTGCATCTACCAGTATCTACAGTGGCTCTTTTCCACTGAATATCCCATTCCATTCAGTGAGCTCATGTCTACAACTAAACCCTGGATGGGGTTcagcaaaatggaaaaaagccAACATTAATGTTATCAGTtgcactttgttgtttttttcttttttcttttcttagacACAATAATAAGCTGGCTGGCGAAACCGAGAACCTCTAAATTTCAGGGATCATCTTACCAAAACTGTAAAAGTGCACTAGGAAATTAAGTTACAACGCTCGATTAAATCATTCTTAGAGCATCAAATACTGCCAGAAAGGCTTCTCAGGtacagagagagacagggagGAATAGGTTGAATAAGCAGCAGAAGTATTTTATGGCAGACaatgatatatttatttctttttggaCTCATATTTGGTTAGATTGCCGTGGCTTATATATCAGGTGAtatgttttgtggtgaaaacgtGGACTGTAAaccatatttttctttgtatggGGAAATTGCATGCTATGGTCAGAGAAATTTACCAAATAGGATTAAATTGTAGAGAGATTTGGTGAAGCTTGGAAGACAGTCATTGACGTTACACCCTTAAAGCAGAAAGGACTACATCCTCCTGTCAGCAACtttggggcggcgtggctcagcaaggtagagcggtcgtcttgtaacccgagggttgccggttcgatcctcggccaagtcgtgttcatgtcgaggtgtccttgggcaagacaccgaacccctagttgctcctgatgggtcgtggtcgagcgccttgcatggcagcttccgccatcagtgtgtgaatgtgtgtgtgaatgggtgaatgtgctgtatactgtaaagcgctttgggtatcctggtacagaaaagcgctatataaatacggaccatttaccattttacttAATTCTCCCAGACCCAGAGGTGCGTATAGTCTCTATATAATCTTCATTTTAGTTTTCTGAAGACAGATAGGTTTACACATTGGTACATGTGGTACAAGGCTTTCTCTGTGTGCTGGAGTTGGTTACCAGAAACGGTCATAAGTGGGTTGACTCTGTCCAAACGGAACTGGGTGAGTACTACCAGTCTACTCTCTATTTGACTGCTAAGAAGTATGGTTAGTTGTCTTACAGAATTGGTTATAGTGAAATGATTTGCCTTTCCACTTAGCCTTCCATCTTCCATCTCCATAGGATTTAGAAATCCTTTCAaccttctttttaaacattagtttaattaacaccacagaTTAATTAGGGTctgagccatacgaagtatggaaggaccctattgttgttCAGGTTCTCAGCTAGCCCTTTACCATATTGCCTAttatgttagcatgttagctaacacGGGTGGTGGGGGCCACGAGGCttggacccgatggatgccgcatgcggctttaatttaatttttcattttttattttatttagtgcCCCGTGGTGCACCAGAAGTTGTTTTGATGAATAGTTTTATTGAATATGAAATGTCACTGGACATTAATAACTAAATTAGCTCTTAACACTCCCTGTCATCTTTAACTATATTTTTACTATGTAATATTTATGATATTTGTAGTTTTGATGAAGAACAAGAGTCAAGTCAGTTGTTCCTTTAGAAAACTACATGTaccacagggaaaaaaaaacaaaaacatttgccaTCAAATATGATGTTGTTTATGCATTAGTCTAAATAAGGTTTTACAacattataaaattatttacagaaaaacaatgatactataaacttatttatttatttttatttaattatttatttatttatttatttatttatttatttatatttatttatttattttattttattttttttgcattggcCATCTTGCCATCCAGCTGGATGCAGCCATTATGGCAGAAATCATTATCAGCATTTTCTAGTTCTtgcatttcttcattttgactGGAAGTCTAAGGTGTCTGTGAGTGACTGCAGCCCTGAATGTTCTGTGTACTCTgctggtgttttatttttcaagatGTCTCTACTTACAGGGAGTCTTTCTTTCCACATCTGATGTTAAGTCTTCCTCTGGTCGAGAGACATCCTGTGGTTGAAGGGCCAGTTCTCCGGAGACCACCTGTGGTTTTGATTCTGCTTGTGGCTCTGGAACTtcagagtcagagtccacagatggTGTTGAGAAAAgttctggtttggactctgctTCCACTGAAGGACAACCTGGTTCAGATACCTGATCAGGGATCTGACAGCCATTGCTGGCCGTTGCCATGTTGAGTTGGACAGTAATTTCTGCCACCTTCCACTCCAGATCTTGTATGATCTCTTCTTGAGACCTCAATTTGAATTTCATTTCTTGGTTGGATTTGATCTCCTTTTCCAAACATTGCTTTACCTTTTCCAGCTCTTCGAGGTTCCCTAACGGGGTTTCTTCCTGTCTGAGCTCACTCTCACCATCAGGGCTTGGTGCCCTGGATGATTGATCCAGTTGCTCAACAATGTCCTTATTTGTCTTCAGCTTCTGTTCATAATGCCTTCTGAGACGGCATTCTTTTTCCCGTTGCTGGTCTGTCTCTGCAAACATTGTCCACAAGCTTTCAGatcctttttctgcttttattcttttctctttttccaaaGTGAGAAACtcgtttttcttttgcaatCTTGTTCTGAAATCCTCCACCTGATTTTGATATGACTGAGAATCTTGTTctgcttttattcttttctctttctccaaagtgagaaattcgtttttcttttgcagtctTGCTCTGAAATCCTCCACCTGATTTTGATATGACTGAGAATCTTGTTctgcttttattcttttctctttctccaaagtgagaaattcgtttttcttttgcagtctTGCTCTGAAATCCTCCACCTGATTTTGGTATGACTGagaattttgttctgcttttatCCGTTTCTCTTTCTCCAAAGTGAGAAAttcgtttttcttttgcagtctTGCTCTGAAATCCTCCAGCTGATTTTGGTATGACTGagaattttgttctgcttttatccttttctctttctccaaagtgagaaattcgtttttcttttgcagtctTGCTCTGAAATCCTCCACCTGATTTTGGTATGACTGAGAATTTTGTTCTGCGGTtatccttttctctttctccaaagtgagaaattcgtttttcttttgcagtctTGCTCTGAAGTCCTCCAGCTGATTTTGGTATGAGTGagaattttgttctgcttttatCCGTTTCTCTTTCTCCAAAGTGAGAAAttcgtttttcttttgcagtctTGCTCTGAAATCCTCCAGCTGATTTTGGTATGACTGggaattttgttctgcttgtaTCCGTTTCTCTTTTTCCAAAGTGAGAAAttcgtttttcttttgcaatCTTCTTCTGAGATCCTCCACTTGATTTCTCAGATAGTCCAGTTGTGTTCGGTGAgccatttctgttttcttggaGACTCCTTGATGTTTCCAAAAACAATGTCCAAAGAccctttaaactttttaaaattggaGATTTTTCTCAACACAATGTCCAAAGATGTCCAACTCTTTGGGTAAATTTGAGAAATTAGGAATTTCCCAACACAATATGCAAAGATTCTTTAAAATCCTTCGAAAAGTTGAGGAATTAGATGTTTTCAAAAGACAAAGTCCAAAGATCTGTCAAACTCTTTGGTGAAATTTGAGAAATTAGGTATTTCCCAACACGATATCCAAAGATCCTTTAAAATCCTTCGAAAAGTTGAGGAATTAGGTGTTTTCCAATACAATGTCCAAAGATCCTTtgaaatttttgtttaaagttgagAAAATCCCAAAATTATGTTCAATGATATAACTATCCTACAATTTGTTGTAGTTTACCAAACAATCTTGAAAAGATTCAGAAATCTATTCAGACGCTTCTTACAACTGTACTCCTTGCCAGACGAACcaacaaaacaggaaactggATAAATGATTTACATATATAGTGGAATTACATCACATGTTGTGATGTCATTGCTTTAATCTATGTCGTGTTGTCATAGTGACACAAATAAGGAATGGACTGCAAGTCTCCTTGTTCCTAGGCAACATGGGGCAGGGGTAGAAGATTCCAGAATTTagagtttaaatgtaaacagataaaataaacttCTGGTAACAAAGACATGTTTGACCTACCATCATGTGTTTTAAAGCTACAGcagaatctttttttcttttagttctatatatattttattataccatggtctgggtgaatactcgattctgattggctggagggtgtccattaaaaagtgataatggacacctatgaatgaagttccggtcaaatagacttattgctgtaaattatagCGCTGACGATAgttgtaaccatggcaacagaaactgaGACGCTGGGCTGTAGATaggccagatcatgtctgtgcaTGCATCAtgcattgctgtgaaagcaggtgcaggct containing:
- the LOC121649331 gene encoding uncharacterized protein LOC121649331, with the protein product MFAETDQQREKECRLRRHYEQKLKTNKDIVEQLDQSSRAPSPDGESELRQEETPLGNLEELEKVKQCLEKEIKSNQEMKFKLRSQEEIIQDLEWKVAEITVQLNMATASNGCQIPDQVSEPGCPSVEAESKPELFSTPSVDSDSEVPEPQAESKPQVVSGELALQPQDVSRPEEDLTSDVERKTPFVGCNTTDVKANFCLNPAHARPCQ